From the genome of Faecalibacterium prausnitzii:
CCGCGGGGGCCGTTTCTACGATTGGGAGAACAACGGGATGCCCGAAGCGGTGGCTTCCCTGCTGAGCAGCGGCAAGCTCCAGCTCTTTACCGCCGACGGCATCGACGCCGAGAGCCTGCTGGCCGGGGATGCTGCGCCCCGCCGCCGGGCTGAGATGCAGGAAAAGTATTTCAACTACCTGTCCACCGAGCTGGCCGCCCGCATCCGGGAACTGAACCAGACCGAGAAAGGCCAGCTCATCTGGTGCGTCGGCGTGGACACCGGTGCCTGTCAGGCCGTCAACTGCCGCCTGCGCCGCCCGGAGGTGTTCGGCGGTGCCATCGGTCTGTCCGGCCTGTACGACATGAGCCGCTTTCTGGGCAGCGCCGAGGACGACCTCGTGCTCCGCAATGCCCCCCTCGCCTACCTGACCGAGACCGGCCTCGTGGACAAAAAGGCCTTTGCCAAGGCGGAGGAGAACGACCTCATCCTCTGCGCCGGGCAGGGCAGCTACGAGGAGGAGGCACAGGCCGACACCCGCGCCCTCTCCGAGGCCCTGATCACCGCCGGTCTGCCCGTCCACTGCGAGTTCTGGGGCAGTGATGTCTCCCACGACTGGTACTGGTGGGGCAAGGAGCTGCATCTGTTCGCAGAACGCATCTTTGGAGAAGGAGGAAGCCATGCCTGAATTTGTGATCGGTGCCCGCGGGCACGATTTTGGCCGTCACACCCCGGATGAGCTGTTCGCTTCCATCGGCAAGGCGGGCTTTGCCTGCACCCAGCTGGCCTACACCAAGGCCATTGAGGGTGTGAAGAGCTATGCCGATGTCACCCCGGAACTGGTCGAGGCCACCCGCGCCGCAGCCACCGCTGCCGGTGTTTCCATCGCGGTGAACGGCACCTACGTCGAGCTGAGCTATGCCGACGAGGACAAGCGCCGCGCCGAGGTCGCCAAGGTGCTGAGCCAGATCCCGGTCGCCAAAGTGCTGCACGCCGGCTGCATGGGCAGCGAGACCACCAACATGGCCAAGCAGCCCGGTGTCACCCGCAAGGAAGCGCAGGAAGCCCTTCTCCGCAGCCTGGGCGAGATCCTGCCCGTCTGTGAGGAGCAGGGGGTGCTGTTCGCCGTGGAGTGCGTCTACTACCACGCTATGAACACCCCGGAGGCCGTCAAGATGGTGCTGGACACCATCGCCAGCCCCAATCTGCGCGTCCTCTGCGATTTCGCCAACTACGTCGGCCCGGAGGATGCTTCGCTGGACGCGCAGCGCCGCATCTGGGACAAGGTGGGCAGCTGGTACGGCGACAAGATCGCCGCCGTCCACTTCAAGGGTCAGAACTTCCGGCCGGACGGCACCCTGTACTCCACCAGCCTGGAGGATTCCTGTGTGGACTATGCAGGCGGCTTCGCCATGCTGAAGCAGATGCCGCAGGCCGCCTTCCCGGTCCTGCGTGAGGAAGCCGTCCCCGCCCGCGCCGCCAGCGACATCGCCTTTATGCGGAAATTCTGCGAATAAGCGCTTGCCTTTCAGGAGTTGTTGACACTCCCCCCGTCACCTACGGTGACAGCCCCCTCTGAGAGGGGGCCTTTTACAGCTGACCCTTGCGCCAGGGCTCCCTCCATGAGGGAGCTGGCACAGCGACGCTGTGACTGAGGGAGTTTGCAGCAACTCCTTCTTTTTTTGTCTTCTGTGTTCACGAAAAATTCACAATTGAATTCTCATTTCCTACTTGTTCTGTAGGACAAACTGTGCTACAATGCCTTTGTACGAAAGATACCCCCAAGGGGTAATTCGAAAGGAGTGGTTCCCATGAGCAGCGAGATGGAACCCTGCCCCCGCTGTGCCCTGCACGAAGCGTCCCCTGCCCCCTGCTGCGAAGATGCAGCCGCCGAAACGGCGCAGGCCGAAGCAGAGACCCTGCACGCCTGCTGCTGCCGCCACAAAAAGCGGAGCGAGGAGGAGTACAAGAGCCTCATCCACCGGCTGAACCGCATCGAGGGCCAGATCCGGGGCATCCGCGGCATGGTCGAAAAAGACGTCTACTGTGCCGACATCCTCGTGCAGGTGGCGGCGGCAAACTCTGCGCTGAACGCCTTTTCCAGAGAGCTGCTCAGCCAGCATGTGCGCACCTGCGTTGCGGACGACCTGCGCGCGGGCAGCGACGAAAAGTTGGATGAGCTGCTGAAATTGCTGCCCAAACTCATGAAATGACCCTTTTTCGGACAATCTGACCCATCGCAAGGAGTGAAGACTATGGAACAATACAACGTTACCGGCATGAGCTGTGCGGCCTGCTCTGCACGGGTGGAAAAGGCCGTAAACGCCGTGCCCGGCGTCACGAGCTGCTCGGTGAGCCTGCTCACCAACTCCATGGGCGTGGAGGGCACCGCGAGTGCTGCCGCCATCGTCAAGGCGGTGCAGGATGCAGGCTATGGCGCCAGCCCCAAGGCGGGCGGGCCCACCGCCGCCACGGACCCCAGCGCCGACCTCGATGCCCTGGCCGACCACGAGACCCCCAAACTGAAAAAGCGGCTCATCGCCTCCCTTCTCTTTCTGGCGGTGCTGATGTACTTTTCCATGGGGCACATGATGTGGGGCTGGCCGCTCCCCCACTGGTTCGACGGCAACCACGTCGCGATGGGCCTCGTTCAGCTGCTGCTGGCGGGCATCGTGATGGTCATCAACCAGAAGTTCTTCATCAACGGCTTCAAAGGCCTCCTCCACCGCGCTCCCAACATGGATACACTGGTGGCGCTGGGCTCCTCGGCCAGCTTTCTCTGGAGCACCTACGCCCTCTTCGCCATGACCCGTGCGCAGGTGGATGGCAACGACGCCCTCGTCATGCACTACATGATGGAGTTCTACTTTGAGTCGGCCGCCATGATCCTGACCCTCATCACGGTGGGCAAGATGCTGGAAGCCCGCTCCAAAGGCAAGACCACCGACGCACTCAAGAGCCTGATGAAGCTGGCTCCCAAAACGGCCACCCTCCTGCGGGGCGGCACCGAAGTCAGCGTCCCCATCGCGGAAGTGCGCAAAGGCGATGTTTTTGTCGTCCGCCCCGGTGAGAACATCCCGGTGGACGGCATCGTGCTGGAAGGCAGCAGCGCCGTGAACGAGAGCGCACTGACCGGCGAGAGCATCCCGGTGGACAAGGCCGAGGGCGACAAGGTCTCAGCCGCCACCACCAACCAGTCGGGCTTCCTGCGGTGCGAGGCCACCCGCGTGGGCGAAGATACCACTCTGGCGCAGATCATCCGGATGGTCAGCGACGCCGCCGCCACCAAGGCCCCCATCGCCAAGATCGCCGACACCGTGTCGGGCTTCTTCGTCCCGGCGGTCATCTCCATCGCCGTGGTCACCACCATCGTCTGGCTGCTGCTGGGCCGGGAGTTCGGCTATGCGCTGG
Proteins encoded in this window:
- a CDS encoding esterase family protein, with the protein product MMQGTYYKEWSRMLGREMEFKVYGTAGVPVLALPARGGRFYDWENNGMPEAVASLLSSGKLQLFTADGIDAESLLAGDAAPRRRAEMQEKYFNYLSTELAARIRELNQTEKGQLIWCVGVDTGACQAVNCRLRRPEVFGGAIGLSGLYDMSRFLGSAEDDLVLRNAPLAYLTETGLVDKKAFAKAEENDLILCAGQGSYEEEAQADTRALSEALITAGLPVHCEFWGSDVSHDWYWWGKELHLFAERIFGEGGSHA
- a CDS encoding sugar phosphate isomerase/epimerase family protein, which translates into the protein MPEFVIGARGHDFGRHTPDELFASIGKAGFACTQLAYTKAIEGVKSYADVTPELVEATRAAATAAGVSIAVNGTYVELSYADEDKRRAEVAKVLSQIPVAKVLHAGCMGSETTNMAKQPGVTRKEAQEALLRSLGEILPVCEEQGVLFAVECVYYHAMNTPEAVKMVLDTIASPNLRVLCDFANYVGPEDASLDAQRRIWDKVGSWYGDKIAAVHFKGQNFRPDGTLYSTSLEDSCVDYAGGFAMLKQMPQAAFPVLREEAVPARAASDIAFMRKFCE
- a CDS encoding metal-sensing transcriptional repressor gives rise to the protein MSSEMEPCPRCALHEASPAPCCEDAAAETAQAEAETLHACCCRHKKRSEEEYKSLIHRLNRIEGQIRGIRGMVEKDVYCADILVQVAAANSALNAFSRELLSQHVRTCVADDLRAGSDEKLDELLKLLPKLMK